A DNA window from Daucus carota subsp. sativus chromosome 3, DH1 v3.0, whole genome shotgun sequence contains the following coding sequences:
- the LOC108215181 gene encoding protein MID1-COMPLEMENTING ACTIVITY 1 — MAASWEHFGEIANVAQLTGLDAVRLIGLIVKAAATARMHKKNCRQFAMHLKLVGNLLEQLKISELKKYPETREPLEYLEDALRRSYILVNSCQDRSYLYLLAMGWNIVYQFRRAQNEIDQYLKIIPLITLVDNARVRERLEVIHMDRCEYTLDEEDKRIQDVIMKPEPSKHDTVVLKKTLSCSYPNMPFKEAIKKENEKLHLELQHSQAHLDVSQCEVIQHLIDVTEAVAVSSPPEKNLPVKKSMMLEPSYSNASSVKDHYNDIYTKKTESRSTSRNTSSLSSGRDLLSSRGSQRNEDWNADLLGCCSEPALCMKTLFFPCGTFSRIASVANDRHISSAEACNEMMAYSLILSCCCYTCCVRRKLRKTLKISGGFFDDFLSHFMCCCCALVQEWREVESRGIHGPEKAKTSPPQSQHMES, encoded by the exons ATGGCAGCTTCTTGGGAACATTTTGGGGAGATTGCGAATGTGGCCCAGCTGACGGGTCTTGATGCTGTCCGGTTGATTGGGCTGATTGTTAAAGCAGCTGCTACAGCTCGGATGCACAAGAAGAATTGCAGGCAGTTTGCTATGCATCTGAAATTGGTAGGCAACTTGTTAGAGCAGCTTAAAATTTCAGAACTGAAAAAATATCCTGAGACGCGCGAGCCACTAGAGTATCTTGAGGATGCATTGAGGAGGTCATACATTTTGGTTAATAGTTGTCAAGACCGGAGCTATTTGTACTTGCTTGCCATGGGCTGGAACATTGTGTATCAGTTCAGGAGGGCTCAGAATGAAATCGACCAATACTTGAAAATTATTCCACTCATCACCTTAGTGGATAATGCTCGAGTCAGG GAAAGACTGGAAGTAATACACATGGACCGATGTGAATATACGTTGgatgaagaagacaaaaggattCAAGATGTCATTATGAAACCAGAACCCTCTAAACATGACACTGTTGTGTTGAAGAAAACACTTTCGTGCTCCTACCCAAACATGCCTTTTAAAGAAGcaatcaaaaaagaaaatgaaaagctTCATCTAGAACTACAACATTCTCAAGCTCATTTAGATGTGAGTCAATGTGAAGTGATTCAGCATCTAATTGATGTTACAGAAGCAGTTGCAGTAAGTTCTCCACCAGAGAAGaatttaccagtcaaaaagtcTATGATGCTGGAGCCTAGTTATTCGAATGCTAGTAGCGTCAAGGATCATTACAATGACATATATACCAAAAAAACCGAGTCACGCTCAACTTCAAG AAACACTTCTTCACTTTCATCTGGACGTGATTTGCTGTCTAGCAGAGGATCACAGCGAAATGAAGATTGGAATGCAGATTTACTTGGCTGCTGTTCAGAACCTGCTCTGT GTATGAAAACGCTATTTTTCCCTTGTGGCACATTTTCAAGAATTGCGAGTGTGGCAAATGATAGACACATAT CTTCTGCAGAAGCTTGTAATGAAATGATGGCTTATTCATTGATATTGTCGTGCTGCTGTTATACATGCTGCGTGAGAAGAAAGCTTCGGAAGACGCTTAAGATCTCG GGAGGGTTCTTTGATGATTTTCTCTCACATTTTATGTGTTGCTGCTGTGCTCTTGTACAAGAATGGCGAGAAGTAGAGAGTCGGGGAATTCATG GTCCTGAGAAGGCAAAAACAAGCCCCCCACAATCTCAACACATGGAATCATAA